The DNA window CTGGTGCTTATCTGCACACCATCGAGGAGTACCATCGGCTGGGTGCCTCCCAGTGAATTGATCCCACGCAGGATGATCTGTGCCTGCTGGCCTGGCTGGCCGGACACTGAAGATATCTGTGCACCGGCGATCTTACCAATAAGTGCCTGATCAATAGATGCAGCTGGCACTTTAGGCAGGTCTTTACCTGATAACGATTCTACTGAGATCGCTACTTTTCTTCTGTCGGTAGCAGCACCCACACCGGTTATGATTACTTCCTGTAATCCTTTGGAGTCAATGCGCAATACTACATCAATCTTTGATTTACCTTTGCTGGATACGTCCTGGTTGAGATAACCGATAGAGGAGAAACTTAAAGTGGCATTTTCACCTGCCTGTATTCTGTAGACCCCATCAGGTCCTGTCATGGTACCCACTTTGGTACCTGTGATGGTTACTGTTACACCTGGTAATGGTGAGCCATCTTTCTCATCTGTAACTTTACCGGTGATTGTTCGTGTCTGGGCATAAGCATGCACAATACAGCTGGCCATGAGCAGCCATGAGAGTAGCAAATTTTTCATGAGCAATTTAGATTTGATTATTCCTAGTTAACTGTTAAAGACAAGAATTACCCAACCATTTACGGGTACATGATTCCGAGGTTAGTAATGAAAATAAAAGGCAGACGAACCCGCTACCCTGGTATTGATCACTCACGAGGGATGTTGTGTAAATGGCAAAAAAAGTACTGCAGGCCAGGTGGGGCCTGAATGATGACATTGTATGTTTTGGCAATTATTCCATTAAAATGTGCAGGAAACTAAGTTTACTACGACGTACCGAATAACGCTCTCATCATAGGTTGTCCAGATTTTGGTTTAAATTAGATGAACGAATCTCTCTTTGGCCAGGCTTTAGCAACAGCACATTTATTTTGAATACGATATTTGTTATTTGCTAATCTCAGTATAGATCCGGTCCCCAAACAACTCCGTAATTAATAATTATAGGGTATTAAGGATTGTTGGGCATTAAGGAAAATGATATCAGATTTTGGTCTTTTAAGTATTAAGTATGTGACACACCAAATATAGAAAAAAGCTACGCTAAACAGAATAACACATTGATGTTATATGTGAAGTGACTGAAATGTTACCGCTTACGTTTAAGAAAATTTCTTACGGGTTCATCAAACAGCTTCATAGCGCCCCATCCAATACCAATAAGGATTACCACGGAAGTTGCGATGACAATCGTCAGTGTAGTCTGGTCTGGTTTACAGGTTTTCAGGTAGTGTGCAAAAATCCAGATGAAACCATAATGTGTCATGTATAATGGGTAGGATATCTTTCCGGAAAAAACGCATAGGCGCTGCAGTGAGGGTACTAATCTGGCTCCTGCACCCAGGGAAATCAGCAACGGAAAATAAAATAACACGATGAAAAGTTCTACTGCCCAGTTGTTTGGGAAATAAGGTACAAAAAGCCCCATGAGCAACAACAGTGTAAGACCCGGGAATCCGAGCCTGTTCCGGATGATCAGCCGGAAACGATATATCAGCATACCCGCCAGGAAAGAGTAGGAGAGCCGCGCACAGCCATCCATAAAAGAATCTTTTCCCCATCCGCCCATCAGATTACCGGCACGATGTGCTGTAAATCCCAGTGCTATCGCGGCCACAAAAGCCAGCACCATCAGCACATAACGGTTCACTCTCCAGAGTATCAGACCATAGAAAATATTGGCCACATATTCCCAGAATAAAGACCAGGAAGGTGCGTTAAAACTGAACAGGTTAAAATACCGTTCCGGCATTACCGGAAAAGGTATCAGCAGCAGAGAAGTGAGCAGGAGCAGTGCCGTTTTACCGAAGCCGTAGGCCGCAGGCGGAGCCATAAAAGGATCTAACAGGAAAGTGATCAAACCCATGACAGTGCCCAGTATCACCAGTGGATGAAGGCGTATCAGCCTGGCCCGGAAAAAGTCTTTAATACGCATCTTCTCCATACGGTCATCGTAGGCGTATGCGATCACAAACCCCGACAGGCAGAAAAAGAAATCTACCGCCAGAAATCCACGTCCTGCAAAGTTTTTACTGTAATCGGGAAACACGACTTCCATAAAATGGAATATCACTACTACTACAGCGGCGATTCCTCTGAGCCCGTCAAGGATCTCAAAATGTTGTCTGGTGGCAGGCGATTTTGCGGGCTGCACTTGTTCTGTTGTCATTGTTCCTGTTTCCATCTGTTCCTCCGGTATCAGTAAAGAATCCGCACAAGATAAGGTGTAATGACTTTATATGCAAACCCGCTGCGGGTGTCAGGAAATATCGAGCCCTGCATCCAGCGCCAGCTGTTCATGCTCACGGGCTTTGGCTTCGTCTTTTACGACATCGTTGTAAAGGTATAAGCGGCGCAGTTCGAGATGTGCATTGTCTTCGCCTAGTTCCGCTGCTTTGATGTAATAGCTGATAGCTTTGCGTGGATCGGCTTTGCAGCCAAGGCCCAGCTCATACAACCTGGCGAGGTTGATGGCGCAGTAACCGTCGTTGTTTTTAACGCCGCTTTTATAGGCGTCAAAGGCGTTGTTGTAATCTTCTTTCTCTTCAAAAAGATAACCTACGTAGCTGTGACAATCGTAACCGAATCTGCTGGCATATACAAAATGCCGGAGTGCTTTTTCGTAGTCCTGTGGCACTTTTTCGCCGTTATAATAAAGCATCGCAAGGTTATAATATGCATGCGGAACATGATGTGCAGCGGCTGTTTCGTACAGGTCAAGGGCCTTACGGATGTCGGGGGCGGTACCGTTGCCATGCTGATAGCAGTTGGCCAGTCCGTTGGCTGCATGCGGTGATCCGGCCTGTACGCCACGGGAGTACCAATCGAAAGCAATGGTTTTATCGATATATCCTTCCGCTGTTTCATACAGATAACCAAGATCATTCATGGCCTCTCCGCTACCTTTGCCGGCAGCCATTTTGTAATACCGGATGGCCTCTTCATACTGCTGTTTTTCGAATGCCTCAAAGCCTTTCTGGTACAGCAGGTCGGCAGGGACGGCATCGCCGGCCAGAGCAGTGAGCATAGCCAGTTCTTTTTCACCATAACGGTAACGCTCATCAGGACCTATTTTGGCCGCAATATCGGTGGGCGTCAGGGGGGTAATATGTCCATCGGAACCGATGCGGAAGGCTGCATCGGTGTTAATGGCCAATGTTTCCCATTTGTCCTCACCAAGCCAGATGACATCGGAAATAACAACCTGATATGCTGGTGGAACCAGTGGCTGACCCATAAAATAAAGCCCTTCCTTTTTATCTTTTGCAATGATATAGGCGTTTGGATAGACGTGATTGATACGATCGAAGCCCATTTCCAGTATCCATCCTTTTGATGCAGAATATACGCCGTATTTGCCCTGCTGACGGACAATCACTCCGTCTTCCAGGCCCGGTGCAATCTCCTGGTAAACGGTGGGCAACAGCTGTTGCCCTTCGGTGGTAGCAAGGCCATGCAGCTGCTGTTTCTTTTTGCCCTGCTGTTGCTCCTGTATGGTACGCAGCAGCGGTGAATGGTTGAAGGTTCCTGTCCATTCTACCCGGACCGTGTTGTCATCGCCTATTCTGGCGAAGGAGGGAGGAGTGTAAAAGTGTAATACACCAGAAAGATGAGGAGCCTTGAGCAGCGGCATGCCATCTACATAAGTTATCTCCATATCGGAATGGAAATCAAAGGGTAGTTTTAGCTGGCCTGCTGCATCCATAACAGCATATTTTCCATCCCTGCCGGCGGCATACAGCTGCGGATTTTCAGCAATGATGAGTATTTCATCATAGCCTGTCACAGGTGTTGTAATACCCGGTTGTATGAGATATTCTTTCCCGTTTACCTGTACTACGGCCACACCGTTAGCAGCATCGAAGGCATCATCAAAAATGATGTCTGTAACAGGCTGGCCCTGGCGGTTTACATAGCCGTATTTACCATCCCGTTTCACGACGGCTAGCGCTTCATTACCTGGGAAAACAAATACTTCATCATACCCGGCCGGTATGATGATATTCCCTGCTGTATCTTTCAGGCCCATCATGCCGTTTTCTGTGAAAGTCTGCTGTTCATCTTCTTTCTCTTCTTCATCATCAGCATAATATCCTGACTGTATCACTTCCCACCCATAACCATATACGTTGTTACTGAAAAACTCCCGGAAGGATTTAAATCCATAAGGATTTTTGCGTAGGTCCGGGCATTCATTGAGCAACGTAGGGTCGTTTGCGTTAATGGCAGCCTGAATGCATGCGTTGGTTTCCTGTATAAGTGACAATAATTCGGCTGCTTGTTCAGCATGAGGCTCGTTGTCCATATTAAACACGTCCCAGGCATCAAGGTGAAAGCTGTTGTAGCGGGCTTTTGTATCAAGGAAACTGAAGATTTTTTCTTTTTGTTCCCGGAAGTTTACAGGATCATCGGTCAGTATATCCGCATGTTGTTCTATAAAATCGTAAAAGCCGCTGAGGGTACGGATACCATCAGGACCGTCAGCATAAATGCCACCACTATCTCCATTGTATAACGGTGTTCCAAGATAAGGAGCGCCTGCAAACAAAGGATGGAGGAAAAAAGGGAATTCATATTTCCATTCCATCATCATCAGGTTATCGTTGCCATTGCCACCGATAACGGGTAAAAGCTGGTACAGAGTACCGTTTTCACGGGCTTCAGGAATGACGTGGTTTTCCGTGTTGTTAAAGTTGTAAAGATAGATACGGTACGACATCTCGAATATTTTTATTTTCCGCTCAGGTTCGTTGTGGACGGGTTATTTAACAAAGTGCCAAGATGTGTATTTTTGTGGCATTGGCCAAATTTTTTCTGGATGGGGGGCTCGTAGTAAAAAATACAGGCGTTCCCTGGGGATTTTCCTCATAAGGTAAATGGTACGAAATAAAGAGACAGATATAAAAGTTAAAAAAGGCTACTTTTACATCATCGTAACTGGTGTTGTTTGTAACAGGTTAGTTTAGTGGCCAATCTCAATTCAAAGAGACAGTTACTGTGGCATACAGTTTTGTTTACCTATAATGATATACTTATGAAAGGCATGTGAATGGTACCTAATGAAATACTCTGTATTGGCTAGTTTTAGCTGTTATATCCAATAAATTTTTTATACCTGTTTAAAATACCCTGGTAAATAACGGGGTGGCATATATTATTTTTTCCTGATGAGAAGTGTTTTTATCTCTTGCCTGCAGCAGCAAGAGAATGCTTCAAAAGGAGCCGCAGGTGATGTAGTAAAGAATGCTACCCAGAATAGTATTAATAAAATTCATAAATGAATAAAGTAAAGTTAGGTTTAACATTTGTTGTGATTGTCGGAATTATTGTTGGTGCTCTGTATTGGATTGCTAATAATGCGAGTAAATCAAAATCAGATAAGCTGGAGCAGATAAATAAAAGCTATGGCTACTCTAAAGGAATTATTATACGGAAGCAATCTTATAAAGGCCATAGTATAGAAGTAAAATATCAGATTGGAAGTAAGGAGTATCAGTATAATGGTGGATGGGATAGTAATCCTCATAATTTAGGGGAAGGAGATTCCATTAGTTTTCGATATGCCTTAGATACTCCTGAGTTGATAGTAACAGAATTGGATAATGGATATTAAGGATTTTGGTTGCTCTAAGTAAAAACAATAGACCGCGTCTACGGCTCTTTGCTCTATCGTGAATATGCTTTTTAGTTTTGTTATAAGTAATAGCCATATCGATGAAGTAGTAAATTTTTTCTTTCTCCTCCTCCGGTAGGGCTTCAATATCTTCTATTCTTTTAAGTAGTTTTTTATCCAGTACCATGCTGGTAGAGCCACCAATCAGGTAATTCACTGATGTTCCTACTCTTTTTAAGCTGCTTACGCTGCGTAGCAATATGTTCACCAAAAGTCATAAAAAGGTACTTTAAATACCCTGTAAAAGCAGGGGGGTAACAAATTTAGTTACTTATTTATGCTAGTCAAAATAAATGAGTATTGGTTGATTAAAACCAATCCATTACCAATTGGTACTATAAAATATTTTTCCACATGGGAACAAAACAAATCCGACTAGTCAAGTTACACATGAATAATAAACCTGTCTTTGTTTTTTTGCTTCTCTTGTTGGTGTCTATCAGCAGTTGCGACCTTATAGGTTATAGTAAAGCGATCAGTGAGCAGGCTGAAATGAGATTTAATAGGAGCCGGACTTTTATCAACAAAATTATGTTTAAGGGCAACGTTATAGAGAAGATCAATTGTGAAAATTGCGATCTAACAAACTATTTTATCAAAATTAAAATTGATTCAATTTCAGAAATACCATCTCTATCAAGAAGTAGTTATAATCCCTATTACGAATTTCAGTTGCAACCTCATCAGGTGTTGACGATTTGTGTATCGAAGGAGCTCTTTGATGCTGTTGAGCAGGGCACTGGTGTGTTGAAAAGTGCCAACAGTAGTAATTTAAGCTTTGATAGAAAGCAAATGTTGTTGATAGGCCAGGAAGATATGAAGTGGTTACCGCGCTCTTAACACTATATAACACTTCTCCCCCTATTCTGGCACGCTTTTATCATCTATACCTGCAGGAACCCAAACTGCTGCAGGGTTAAGGGCTCCGCCAACACATCACAACTATTCAAAAGCTTACGATCATGAAAATGTTAAAATTTCTCATCATAGCGATAGTATTGATCTCTGGTTTGAGCGGATGTCTGGTGGTACACGACAGACCAGGCTATTATCACCGCCCGTATTACCATCAACACTACTATGGGCATGGCTATTGGCGGTAAAAGAAAGGAGGCCGCTACCAACGGCCTCCTGAATAAACCACCTTGTTTTATGCTTTAAAAAACCAAACCGACCATTATACTTTATGGCTGAGCCGACAGCGCTGATTCCAGCGCTGTCTTTAGGTTACTTTCAGACAATACGCCTGTATGCCGCCATATTTCCTGGTTATTTTTCATCAGCACCAGCGTGGGCACTGCCATAATCTGAAAACGGGAAGTGAGGCCCTCTTCTTCATCAATATTCACGCGGGCTACCTGTAGCTGAGTGCTCATCTTTGTTTCGATGGCATCCACTATCGGGGATAATACTTTACAGGGACGGCACCAGGTCGCAAAAAACTGTAATAAGGTTGGTGAATCTCCTGTTGTTTGCTGACTCATATCTTATCATTTTATGCCAACAAAATTAGGATAGACCTTACCAGAAAAATGATACGATCCGCTGCACTTTTGGTACAAACGGCAGTTTTTATCAGGAGGCATGATGACGATGCTGCTGGCGATACTGCGCCGGCGTGATACCGGTATGTTTTCTGAAAAAACGGCTGAAATAGGATTGGTCTGCAAAGTTCAGATGCGTAGCAATACCGGCAATGCTCTCATTGCTCTGAATGAGCTGTGCCTTGGCTTCCGTTATCAGTTGATGATGAATGAAACTGCTGGCCGGATTACCAGTGATCTCTTTGACAGTATCATTCAGATAGTGAGGGTGAACGTATAATAACCGGGCGTAGTCCGTAACCTGCTTCCATTCCATGTAGTGGCGGGAGACCAGGTTTTTAAAAGATGCTACCAGCTGCTCTTTTCTTGGCAATGGTGTGGACACTTTGTTTTCGTGAGACAGATAAGCCCTCTCTGCTTCTATCAGCAGCACGTTGAGGTACAGACGTACTAACAGGTCGTCATTAAAACGCTGGCGCTGACAGTATTCTGTCTGCAGTTTCTGAAAGAGGCCCACCATGTCATCCATTTCTTCCCGTGATAAATCAATAAAAGGAGGGTGATCATGCTGAAAAAACGGATATTCATTCAGCTTCACCTGGTTTTTCAGGCATAACAGAAAATAGTCTGCATCAAAGATGCAGTGGTAGCCCCGGATGTCTTCACTCCAGTGATGAATGGTATGCAGCTGATATTCGGGGATAAAGTATAGCATGCCGGCGTTAAAGGTATAAGTGTGGGAGCCGATGGTCTCCCGGCTGCTGCCAGCTGTGAGGAGTACGGCAGTATAGAATTTCCGCCGGGTACTACTGAAGGAAGACTGTTTATGCAGTTGTTTGAGCTGTTCCAGTGTGGCGATCTCCAGAAAATTACTGGTCTGCCTGCCACTGGTATAGTTACAGGTATCACAAAAAGAATGATCCGGACTGGATAGGTATTCCTCCTTAAAATCCTGTGGATTGCTGACTTCGCGGAAAGTATTTTTTAGATAACTCATCTCATCACTTTATGGCGGCGGCAGCTAATCCGCCACGGTCCCGTTTGTATAAGGCAATTCCGCATTGCGCGGAATTGACAGTTAAAGGTACGGAAAAACAACTATTCAATTAAATTATTGAATAGCTGTTTGGGAGATGAACACGTTTGTTGTATTTTCCCAAGGCATTAGCATTCTATGAACAACACAATACTGCTGATTCCTGAGAAAACGGACATCGAATTTGAACAGATAGTGGCCGCCTGGACCCATAGAGGTGGCCAAATTAGAAGACTGGGTAAATACTGGATAAAAGATGAAGAACTGGTCCGTAGCAAAATTGCCATCTATGGCAATCAGGCCTTTGCTTTTGTGCTGGCCCAGATATACGGGGTAGACCTCCTTTCCCCGGATGATACCCTCATTGCCTCCTTAGAGCATCAATGGACCAAACGATCAATTACGCTCAGCACTGTAGGGCAAATCAGCGCAACAGCCTTCCCCGTTTTTATTAAGCCGGTGGTACCTAAAATATTCCCGGCCGGCATCTTCACAACACTGAATGCTTTCCTTCAGGCAACAACCGGACTGCCGGAAGATGAGGCGGTGATAGTGGCTGCAGCAGTGGCGCCTATCACAGCTGAAGCCCGTGGTTTTGTGCTGAATGGCCATCTGATCGACCTCGCCTTATATGAAGGAGAGGCCGACCTTACAGCAGGTGCCTTGTTTTTAACCGCTTTTATCCGGGAACACGGCCATCAGCTACCTGCTGCTGTAATTGTTGATATTGCCTGCAACCCGCAGACGGGCTGGTTTGTCCTGGAGTTTAATGCCTGCTGGGGTGCAGGACTCAACAACTGCGAGGCTGAGAAAGTGATGGATTGTATCATTTCAGCCACCATCCATCCTGCCTCACCGGCTGACCTTCCTGCGGGCGAAAGCTCTCAGTAATAAAACCAGACTGATGATCGTCATCAGGGCGGCCACCAGATACGGCATACCCGGAAAGTACACAGGTGCTGCGCTATGGGTAGCCCAGGCAAAACTGTTGGTCATCAGTGGTGGCGCAATCAGCGTGGTCAGTCCCATCAGGCTGCCGAGAGCCCCTTGCAGCTCTCCTTGTTCATTGTCTGGCATAGCGGCTGCCATAATGCTCTGCATGGCGGTACCTTGTACACTGCCCGCGATGTAAATAATCAGTGCCGGAAAAAGCACCCATTCCCAGGCGGTGAAAGCAAACAACAGATAGCCGGTGATCATCAGCAACAGGCCCATAACAGCCAGCTGCTTATCATTCAACACCGGAGTGAGTTTGTTGACCAGCCATGTTTGTGATATGATAGACAGTAAACCGACGAATGCGAGGGAATAACCTATCAGCTGATTGCTCCACCGGAATTTTTCTATGGTGAAGAAAGCCCACACGCTTTCCATGCTATGCGTGGCGATGGACACAAAGATCATGGAAAGGATCAGCGATTTTACCAGCGGGAAGCGGGACAGCTGTTGCAGCGCACCTAGCGGATTGGCTCTCTTCCAGTCAAACTGCCGGCGCAGGGCTTTGTGCAGTGATTCCGGGAAAAAGAAATAACCGAACATAAAATTGGCAAAGCTCATAGCTGCCGCCACTATAAACGGGGTATGGGTGCCAAACTGTCCCAGGGTGCCGCCTATAGCAGGGCCTATGATAAAGCCCAGTCCGAATGCGGCGTTGATAAGTCCATAGTGACGGGTTCTGTTTTCATCTGTACTGATATCGGCCACACAGGCGGATGCTACCGCATAACTGGCTCCAGTAATACCGGCAATGGTTCTGCCAACAAAGAGCCACACAATGTTAGGGGCAAAAGCAAGAAAGAGGCAGTCAATGGAAAAGCCTAATAAAGACAACAATAAAACGGGGCGTCTGCCATAGTGATCGCTTAAATTGCCCAGCACCGGCGCAAAAATAAATTGCATCACAGCATAGGCAAAAGCCAGCCATCCACCGTATCTGGCTGCTGTACTGATATCTGCATGAAGCAGATCACTGATCAGCTGCGGAAGTACCGGAAATATCAGACCAAAACCGGCAGTATCAATTACAACAACAAGGATAACGAAGAGTAAACCAGACGGATATACGGATTTCATATGTTAGATGACAATAAATATAAGTTAGGAAATAATCATGAAAAGAAGCCTGGCAATGGGAGAGGGCCAGGATAAAGAGGCGGGAGCCGCCGTATGTGTTTAATTATTGTCTCATGATACAGCGAAGGTAATGAAAAGCATCAGGATTTAATACAAGCGTCCGGGTGTTTTACGTTAAATTGTTTTCCTAAAGCCAATAGCGTCATCGGCCATACCGGCGGCGATCTCTGGTTTATCGGTGTCATGCCCGGAACACAGCGTCAGGGCATTGGCCGTCAACTGCTTCGGGAGGCGGTGGCCCATAGCGGGTGCCCTGTCTACCTCGAAACATCCATGAAGGAAAACGTGCAATGGTACAGGAAAAACGGCTTTGAGGTGTACCATTATGCAGACCTGTACATGCTGCGGACCGTCTGAACTCCGGGATAATGTTGGCTGCTACAGCCGAATAAAACAGTATTAGTTGGCCTGGTAACTATCGGGCAGAAAACGCTTTTTTTCTTCCCGCCACTTGATAAACATAATATGCTGGGCGAATTCCAGGAACTGATAGTCTTCTATCAATGCAGCCAGGGTTTGCTGCTGCTCTGGACTACGTCCTTCTCTTTTACGTGTCTCTTCATAGCGGGATAGCCCTTCCTGCAGGGAGCTGGTCATGGATTTTACCAGTTCCGGGAAGGCGGCAAAAGCCTCTTTCATGATAAGTTGACCTCTGGGGGTCTGTTTCAGCTCCTGTATACGCTGATGCGTCAGAGCCGGAAATGCAGTTCCTGTCATCTGAAAAGTTCGGCCTACGGTCATTGTTTCGATTTTGCTCATTTAGGTTAATCAGGTTAAACCAGGCACTTTATACCCGGCGATATGGATTAGAGTGCAGATTTCAGGAAAGGTTACAAAATGTGGACTTTTTTTGTAACTTATTGAGACTTTATTCATCTAATAACCGAATTCAATGAGTATCATTTCGCCTATTGACACGCTTACAGACAATGAAATCATTACCAGGGTACTGGCTGGGGAAAAAAGGTTGTTTGAGCAACTGATGCGTCGCCACAATACCAGCCTGTTCAGGATTGGGATGTCTTTCCTGAATAATGACATGGATGTGGAAGATGTGATGCAGACCACCTATATCAATGCCTATCAGCATCTGGACAAATTCCGGCAGGAGTCTGCCTTCGGTACCTGGCTGAAAAGGATTCTGATCAATGAATGCAGCCAGCATCTGAAAAAAGCGAAAAACATTGTCGGCGAAGATATCACGGGTATGGAACATCATCCTGATACTCCTAAAACCAAAGAAACGCCGGTGGATACAGTTATTAACAAAGAACTGGGTAAAGTGCTGGAAAAGGCACTTCTGAGTATCCCGGAGAAATACCGGGCCGTGTTTGTATTACGGGAAATAGAACAGCTGAATGTGGCAGAAACCAGTCAGGTGCTTAATATTTCGAAGGTCAACGTAAAAGTACGGCAGATCAGGGCCAAAATGATGCTGCGGGAACACGTTGCTAATTTCTACAAAAACGATGTGGTGTTTCCGTTCCATCTTATCAGATGCGACCGGATTGTCAACAATGTACTCAGGGAACTGGGTATTCATTAATGATAATATATACAGTCAAAGCGGAGAACAGGAACATATCCTGTTCCCCGCTTTTTTATGCCTGCAGGTAGAGGCTTGGATAATCCAATAAATAATATGTATTTTTCCCCCATGCAACATGAATGGGAAAAGGAAAGTGAACTGCTGCTGCTGGTCGCCGAAGGAGACCAACAGGCATTTACCGTGCTGGTGAAAAGGTATCGCCGTAACGTATATACTACGGCGTTAAAGCTGTTGCATCAGCCTGTGCTGGCAGAAGAAGTGCTGCAGGACGTATTCCTGAAAGTTTGGTTGAAAAGGGCAGAGCTGCCCGAAGTAACGCATTTCCCGGCATGGCTCAACGGGGTAGCCCGTAACACCATCTATACCGCCTTCCATCGTTCTTTAAAGGAAAAGGTAAGCCCTGTTGGTGTTTTGGAAGAAAATATACAGGCAGACAATAATGCAGAAGATCCGCTGCTGGATAAAGAATACACACAACTGCTGGACAAGGCTGTCTCCCGTCTTCCACTCCGCCAGCAACAAACCTACAGGCTTATCCGTCAGGAAGGCTTTAAACGTGCCGAGGTGGCCGCCATGCTGGGTGTTTCTCCGGAAACGGTGAAATTCAACCTGGATGAAGCCAACCGCAAAGTAAGAGCCTATTGCCTGGCACAGCTTCCCCTGGGCGCTTTACTACTCCTCATGAACATCAGATAAAAAAAATCTGGTGACCCACCCCCCCAAGGGATATTTTTTTAGAGACTATAGTTATAGATGCGTATGCATCTTTATGAATGGTTATGCAGGAAAGAGTAGTCGTCCTATATCAGAAATGCCTTGCAGGCACAGCAGATGCTGCTGAAAAGCTGGAGTTGTCACAGTTGCTGGAGGAGCCAGCCAATGAGGCCCGGATCAGGGCGGCTATCGACGACCTGCTGGCAGCAGATAAACCGTTGGAAGATATTCCGGAAGAAACCATGGGCTCTATGCTCCGGGCGATCTTTGAGGCTGCCGAAGCCACCGGGCCTGTTCGTAATAAATCTCCGAGAAGTATAGCACGGCGCGTATGGTGGGCTGCAGCTGTAGTATTAGGGGTAGTAGCGACCACCTGGTATGTCCGGCAACAATACAGGACAATGCCTGAAAGTGCACCAGTGGCCATTCAGGCAACACCGGGATATAACAAAGCTGTACTGACGCTTGCCAGCGGCGAAGTAGTGCTGCTGGACAGCGCCGGCCAGCAGCAGCTCAGTCAGGGAGCCATTTTAGCACAGCAACAAGGCGGACTGCTTACCTATAAACATACCGGTAATAAAACCGAAGCTGGATACAATACACTGAGTACTCCCCGTGGAGGCCAGTTCCGGGTGGTACTGCCCGACGGTACCACCGTATGGCTGAACGCAGCTTCTTCCCTGCGTTACCCGCTTGCCTTTACCGGCAAACAGCGCCTGGTGGAAGTAACCGGAGAAGCCTTTTTTACAGTAGCTCCTGATGC is part of the Chitinophaga flava genome and encodes:
- a CDS encoding helix-turn-helix domain-containing protein; its protein translation is MSYLKNTFREVSNPQDFKEEYLSSPDHSFCDTCNYTSGRQTSNFLEIATLEQLKQLHKQSSFSSTRRKFYTAVLLTAGSSRETIGSHTYTFNAGMLYFIPEYQLHTIHHWSEDIRGYHCIFDADYFLLCLKNQVKLNEYPFFQHDHPPFIDLSREEMDDMVGLFQKLQTEYCQRQRFNDDLLVRLYLNVLLIEAERAYLSHENKVSTPLPRKEQLVASFKNLVSRHYMEWKQVTDYARLLYVHPHYLNDTVKEITGNPASSFIHHQLITEAKAQLIQSNESIAGIATHLNFADQSYFSRFFRKHTGITPAQYRQQHRHHAS
- a CDS encoding ATP-grasp domain-containing protein — translated: MNNTILLIPEKTDIEFEQIVAAWTHRGGQIRRLGKYWIKDEELVRSKIAIYGNQAFAFVLAQIYGVDLLSPDDTLIASLEHQWTKRSITLSTVGQISATAFPVFIKPVVPKIFPAGIFTTLNAFLQATTGLPEDEAVIVAAAVAPITAEARGFVLNGHLIDLALYEGEADLTAGALFLTAFIREHGHQLPAAVIVDIACNPQTGWFVLEFNACWGAGLNNCEAEKVMDCIISATIHPASPADLPAGESSQ
- a CDS encoding SEL1-like repeat protein, whose amino-acid sequence is MSYRIYLYNFNNTENHVIPEARENGTLYQLLPVIGGNGNDNLMMMEWKYEFPFFLHPLFAGAPYLGTPLYNGDSGGIYADGPDGIRTLSGFYDFIEQHADILTDDPVNFREQKEKIFSFLDTKARYNSFHLDAWDVFNMDNEPHAEQAAELLSLIQETNACIQAAINANDPTLLNECPDLRKNPYGFKSFREFFSNNVYGYGWEVIQSGYYADDEEEKEDEQQTFTENGMMGLKDTAGNIIIPAGYDEVFVFPGNEALAVVKRDGKYGYVNRQGQPVTDIIFDDAFDAANGVAVVQVNGKEYLIQPGITTPVTGYDEILIIAENPQLYAAGRDGKYAVMDAAGQLKLPFDFHSDMEITYVDGMPLLKAPHLSGVLHFYTPPSFARIGDDNTVRVEWTGTFNHSPLLRTIQEQQQGKKKQQLHGLATTEGQQLLPTVYQEIAPGLEDGVIVRQQGKYGVYSASKGWILEMGFDRINHVYPNAYIIAKDKKEGLYFMGQPLVPPAYQVVISDVIWLGEDKWETLAINTDAAFRIGSDGHITPLTPTDIAAKIGPDERYRYGEKELAMLTALAGDAVPADLLYQKGFEAFEKQQYEEAIRYYKMAAGKGSGEAMNDLGYLYETAEGYIDKTIAFDWYSRGVQAGSPHAANGLANCYQHGNGTAPDIRKALDLYETAAAHHVPHAYYNLAMLYYNGEKVPQDYEKALRHFVYASRFGYDCHSYVGYLFEEKEDYNNAFDAYKSGVKNNDGYCAINLARLYELGLGCKADPRKAISYYIKAAELGEDNAHLELRRLYLYNDVVKDEAKAREHEQLALDAGLDIS
- a CDS encoding acyltransferase family protein; translation: MTTEQVQPAKSPATRQHFEILDGLRGIAAVVVVIFHFMEVVFPDYSKNFAGRGFLAVDFFFCLSGFVIAYAYDDRMEKMRIKDFFRARLIRLHPLVILGTVMGLITFLLDPFMAPPAAYGFGKTALLLLTSLLLIPFPVMPERYFNLFSFNAPSWSLFWEYVANIFYGLILWRVNRYVLMVLAFVAAIALGFTAHRAGNLMGGWGKDSFMDGCARLSYSFLAGMLIYRFRLIIRNRLGFPGLTLLLLMGLFVPYFPNNWAVELFIVLFYFPLLISLGAGARLVPSLQRLCVFSGKISYPLYMTHYGFIWIFAHYLKTCKPDQTTLTIVIATSVVILIGIGWGAMKLFDEPVRNFLKRKR
- a CDS encoding thioredoxin family protein; its protein translation is MSQQTTGDSPTLLQFFATWCRPCKVLSPIVDAIETKMSTQLQVARVNIDEEEGLTSRFQIMAVPTLVLMKNNQEIWRHTGVLSESNLKTALESALSAQP
- a CDS encoding TCR/Tet family MFS transporter, whose protein sequence is MKSVYPSGLLFVILVVVIDTAGFGLIFPVLPQLISDLLHADISTAARYGGWLAFAYAVMQFIFAPVLGNLSDHYGRRPVLLLSLLGFSIDCLFLAFAPNIVWLFVGRTIAGITGASYAVASACVADISTDENRTRHYGLINAAFGLGFIIGPAIGGTLGQFGTHTPFIVAAAMSFANFMFGYFFFPESLHKALRRQFDWKRANPLGALQQLSRFPLVKSLILSMIFVSIATHSMESVWAFFTIEKFRWSNQLIGYSLAFVGLLSIISQTWLVNKLTPVLNDKQLAVMGLLLMITGYLLFAFTAWEWVLFPALIIYIAGSVQGTAMQSIMAAAMPDNEQGELQGALGSLMGLTTLIAPPLMTNSFAWATHSAAPVYFPGMPYLVAALMTIISLVLLLRAFARRKVSR